A stretch of Candidatus Woesearchaeota archaeon DNA encodes these proteins:
- a CDS encoding T9SS C-terminal target domain-containing protein produces the protein QSGTAEVFDMNGKLVASQKLDSSEAQIRVSGLAAGTHLLVLKDQKGKMLTFRLFQKS, from the coding sequence GCAGTCGGGCACCGCAGAAGTATTCGACATGAATGGAAAACTGGTCGCTTCGCAAAAACTCGACAGCAGTGAAGCGCAGATAAGGGTTTCCGGCCTGGCTGCCGGCACGCACCTGCTGGTTCTGAAAGACCAAAAGGGCAAGATGCTCACCTTCCGGCTTTTCCAGAAAAGCTGA